A part of Cannabis sativa cultivar Pink pepper isolate KNU-18-1 chromosome 6, ASM2916894v1, whole genome shotgun sequence genomic DNA contains:
- the LOC115724526 gene encoding uncharacterized protein LOC115724526: MSSTSRAWIAAASIGVVEALKDQGVCRWNSALRSIQHHTKTNLRSYSQAKKIPASQYVSNNFRDDKLKQSEESLRTVMYLSCWGPNN; the protein is encoded by the coding sequence ATGAGTTCAACAAGCAGAGCCTGGATTGCAGCAGCAAGTATTGGAGTAGTTGAAGCTTTGAAAGACCAAGGTGTTTGCAGATGGAATTCTGCTTTGAGATCAATACAACACCACACAAAAACCAATCTCAGATCCTATTCTCAAGCCAAAAAGATCCCAGCTTCGCAGTATGTGTCTAATAATTTCAGGGATGACAAGTTGAAGCAATCTGAGGAATCACTTAGAACAGTCATGTATTTGAGCTGTTGGGGTCCCAACAATTGA